atcagcaaataattttattttacaatttatgtCATTCActatatcatttatgtatacgAGGAAGAAAAGAGGTCCTAAGATTGAACCTTGAGGTACACCTGCTTTGATATTTTGAGTTTCCGAGGaaagaccatttattacaaccCTTTGACTTCTGCCAGATAAATAATTTTCGCACCAAGCTAGTAATTTCCAAGATATGTCCGATTCTTTCATTTTATGTATAAGACCCCTGTGCCAAACATGATCAAAGGCTttacttatatcacaaaatacagcAATAATTTCTTTACCCGCGTCTAAAGCCTCCCAATATCATTTGAAATGTCTAACAATTGATTTGTTGCAGACTCCCCTGGTGTGAAGCCTGATTGACAATTTGCCAAAAAAAATTGTATCTCTAAAAAAATTGTAAACGTGTTTAAAAATACGCCTTTCCATTAGTTTGCCAACAATACTTATCAAAGATATGGGTCTTTAATTTGAAACAGTAGTTTTATCGCCTTTCTTAAAAACTGGTGTAACATTCTCTATTTTCCATAAAGAGGGATATATACTACAGTCGATGGACTTGTTAAATAATTTGGCTAGAATTGAAATAACAGACTGTGTCCTTGCTGCCTTAACTATTCTTGGAATCATTTTATCTGGACCAGAAGCTTTGGAAATATCTAACATATTGATTGCATCTTCAACATTTTGTTCcgtaatattaatattttcgaGTTTTTTTATCAGGGGTATTTACATTACAGGGTAGTGTTATATTAGAGTCATCAATAGTAGATTGACTAATAAAGTAGTTATTAAAAAGGTCTGCCTTTTCTTTATTATCTCCATTGTATATATTAGTATGTATCAGCGTTGGTATATGAGATGTTTTGGCTGAGAAAAATTGTAAAAGTGTTAATCAATTTCCACCAGTCTCGTGTCGATGTAGACATACATTTTATCTTACGGGTTAACTttaaaatatgttcattttttgCTCTCCTAAAAGcatcaatacatttatttccTGCCTGTCTAAATTGTAGCCAATGATATGGATTTTGTGTACTTTTAGCTTTCCGATGTAATCGTTTCCGAACCCTTATTAATGTTCTAACTTCATTATGCATCCATAGTGGTTCATTTTGCCTTATTGTTACAGTTTTATTAGGAATACATCCTTTTGCAGTGTTCTAAATTGTGGAATTAAAAAACCCAGCGAATGCATCAATTGTTAAGTTTTCAAGTGGATTAATCCAGTCTATATCATTCAATCTAtctcaaaacattttataatcatCATTCTTATATAACCAAATATGCCTTTCGATACTCATATTAAAAGTATTAAGACCAATATCTAAAAAAAAGTGTAAATAGGACAGTGATATCTAGTCTTAGCTGGTAAGAAGGATTCGCCCACAAAAACTTcctttataacatttatatcatttgtcataAATATATCTAAAGGAGAGGAAGAGTGTTCTGTAAAATGAGTAGGCTCgtaaacaaattaaatgaaattatatcGATACATTATGTCACTGATATGATGCGAATTAGTAGCTAACtgattttcattaaaatcaccTGTAATTAAAACATTGTCAGGTTTATAATTAGCTACCATATCAATAGAATAATATATTAAATTCCAAATTTCATTATTTGGTTAAGTACTGGATCAGCATTACTCATactgaataaatgacaacttggcttgccatatcAAATACGTATATAAGaactttaaacattttagcTCATAGCATAGATCTGTCTATTTTCGAATTAAcctttttaaatgtttttttttaacaattccCAAATCGTTGCATATCGATGTTCCGCtgcataaaaaatgtttttacgTTTCTATTGACACCTGGATGCTATGAATTTATCAAACTATGTGTaagttttgaaaacaatatgtAAAATGCTAGATTGAATGTATCATGAATCATTTTGAATATCTTAAAATTCCAGGACAGGATATATCGACATAAAGTATGTCCATTTACCAGTTCAGGGAACTTTAGCCATTCAAAGGCTCTTAACACGATGAAGTTTGAATTTGCACTAAGAAACCTAGCCATCATGGCAGGATATCaccaattaaatcaaattaattacGAAAGtgatttgttaatttttaatgTCCTGAAACCTGTCTTACATGTAACAGAcgatacaaaatttaaaaagtaaaGAAGAAAAGATTAgttataatatgttatattgatttattttatatatttttgaaacctGTGTTtggtttcagaaaagaaatCATGAATAACAAACAAAAGGCATGTTCAGTTCTTCATTTTAATATACACAACgtttatgtaaacatatatttttcatataaaataacatGACAATATTGATGTCTATATAGCAATGTTTCTGAACAAAATGACATAGCTGATGAAGAGTCATGACATCAGTAGCTAATTAATTAACTCCAGTAAATTAGTGTCTCCCCAATCTTCTGTATACAGCTTTTCGTAAATCATTTTCCTTTTAAATTAGTGTATCTCCTCCAAATTCATCGGCATTTTAGGTTGCTTGTTCTTCCGGTGCTAGTTTTGAAATTATTCCCAGTAATTATTAATTCAAAGATCATGACTGATAAGCTTAAAACCTTTAGGACAGAGATATACTCCTAGCCAGGAAACCTGTTCTTATGAAAAAGAAATCCTATAATGACTCTTTTTGTTATATTGAAAGTGGAAGGAAGTTGGAAAAGCTCCAAAGtattgtacacaagacaaaaatcaaatagCACCTTTAAAGAGATTTTATCATATAGAATTATACCATCTGATTCGTCCTTTTGGGGCTCTTCAGTCAAATGCGACAACGTTAATCTCTCTTctttatagatacagtatagagCGATGGCAGAACAGTACCATAAAACAATTCTATTCTAGTCTTTGTTTTATTTGCTTCAAATATCAATACTCAGcaacatacaatataaaaagaaacaaatcgATCGTTAATACATTTGTCATTTAGAAATTAATCTTTGAATACAAAACATGATTTTTCGGTACAAAATCACGTGCGGCCGCATTATAAAGTCAATAAACTCCGTCCAGTATAaccaaatcttttttttttaatttaatcttTTTAGAAACAagatattgaaacaaatgttctgttattttgttttaccgGTAAAACGTTTAATCTAGTGCTAGCTACATAGTTACGATTTATCTAAaatgcaaaaatgaaaaaaagagtCGAATTGTAAAAATGACTTTATTGTCGTTGAAGTAGTAAAATGGGTATTGATGACTGTGCTAATCGCTCTAACgataaaatgtcttttaaatGACCACAATGATTTGACCCCTCAAACATATAAtgatatgttattatttttttatcaacagaTCAGACGATATTGGGACATAAATGTATAATGCAATGACTAGTACACGTTTAAACACATAATATGCGTACATACAATTCTTCATCATATTTACTTCTATAGATATGCATTGCCAAGAGATCACTACAATATTGTTCAGTTTGAGACTGCACAGCTATTTCCAAACCTTACATAATTATTTATCTTAATTTTCTATCCCGTGATCAAGATAACTCAAATTTATCCAGAGACAGGGCTTGTATATGCTTGTTGCCCAGTTCCCGGATAAATCATTcgatttcataaaatattttgaaatgaaatttataCATATACCATTGCAattgaatttaattaaaaaGTGTCAATAATTTTATCACCGTATCTAAGCGATGACAAAATGCATTTGGAACTTGTTTTTTCCCTCCCTTAAGTGTTACAGTTTTTTTCCTCAGCATGGTTGTTACTGATCTGAAAGATCATTTAAGAATAACTCATTTTAACCATTCTCTAAAGTCGGATGATACGGGAACAGGATTTCATCCATGTTTTTACTTCATCGGCTTCATTTCATACCAGATGAAGAAGAGTAGGGTAAATGTAAATCGACATTGAGTCATGGAATCTATCGGTAAACCTTTGTTAACTGTAAAGTATCATTTCTTCCTCCTTTTCAGACTCTCGGACACCACCTGTTCCCCTATATGATCTAGATGATCTCCAACTAATATAACGTTACAGTTTAGAACCCTTTTCCTCGAACGCCATGTTATCCGTTGCGTACTGTCCAGGCGTGTGTTGCTGTGATTTATACTCCTTCGACATGAAGAGTTCCTGTACTTCCTCCAGAGTCTTGTTCTTGGTTTCCGGAAGTATAGCGGCAATAGTGATGAGTCCTATCAGAGATATACCGGCAAACAAGAAGAATGTACCTGAGGagtgaaaatatattattaGTTATCGATAATATTTCATAGTCAAGTAACAGCTGAATAATGTTTCTTGCATCTTCGCCAGCCAAGGCATGTGATTGCGTTACACTCCACggcgttacactccacgaatgTTGAGTGAAAACTCAATCAGAAGCTTTGGCTAGCGAAGGTGTGCTACTTGATATTGTAAGGGTTACGTTCTCTTTCGTTCTCTGCACCATTGGAATATGTATTTACTAACAACAAGCTCTTTAATTACATTGGTGTCAGGGGGAAACCCCTGACCAATCTCTAAACCGGTGTCAGTTGACAGTGAGTGACGGTCAACTTCAAAACAAGTCGATTTAACGGTATGGCGACCTCGATATTCGTTTGGTGTACATGAATGCATCAACAAGTCTTTTTCATCCAAAAGATGGCGGTAAATAAGCCTTCGATTTTACCATGGCATATTCAAGGGGTGTAAAGACCGAAAGTGAACTTAGTCCCCGGAGTATCGAGGATACAACAAAACTATCGCGAGCTGAATGATGACGGTAAATAGTGTTATTTTGGACTTTGCTTTGTAAGTAGTTAGTCCGTATTTCAATTAATCAAATCATTTGGGAACCGGGAAATTTAGGATTGGCTAGCTAATGGAGGTAACGAGATTGTTCAAGtttgaaatttatcaaattaaagtaCCCTGAATGGTTTTTGTTACGGTTGTTTATTGTTAGATGAAGTTATAAAATAAAGAACTTTGAAGatgttttgtaaaatatctATCGTTTTCGAGATATGTGCTATTTTGCTGAGATTTACACCTGTACACAAATTTCATTCGCTACCCAGCAGTGACGTCACAAGTGTGTAGCtgtaaataatgttatttttaagCGATTCCGTTTTTTCATTCGAGGATGGActaaaattaccaaaaatagacacaattaaaacaattatatagaTTATTATAGAGCAACTTCAGAggaatttcattatttcccaGAAAGGTAATCCTTTTCGATTTTAACTTTGGTAAAGCCAAAGAAATATAAATCATCGACTATTTTAGATTCGGATAGTGAAAATTTCTCTTGTCAAACATATGTTCCTTTTCAGTAAGCGAAATATATTACCGTATGTAGTGATGGCTTCCAGGAGCGAGAGGAACGTCATCGACACAATGAGATTGGCGATCCAGTTGACAGCGGTGGCGAGTGATGTGCCAGTACTCCTGGCCCATGTGGGGTAGATTTCGGAGTTAATAGTCCAAGGCATAGGTCCAAGTCCTATAACAAACCAAACGTAAACACTAGGAAGGTTTATATAGAACGCTCTATAACATACACATGGTCAAATGTACGGAATTCATGGTTTATATAGAACGCTCTATAACATACACATGGTCAATGCTATGGAATTCATGGTTTATATAGAACGCTCTATAACATACACATGGTCAAAGCTACGGAATTCATGGTTTATATAGAACgctctataatatacacatggTCAAAGCTACGGAATTCATGGTTTATATAGAACGCTCTATAACATACACATGGTCAAAGCTACGGAATTCATGGTTTACACATAACGTCTTGTTACACATGGTCAAAGCCACGGAAttcatggtttatatataacttactgtaACAAACATATGGTCAAAGCTACGAAATTcatcgttatatatatatgtccaagTGTCAAAAATGTTGTCCGATCCCAGGGCTTTATCACCCATCTATTTGGGTCCGTTTAACGGACCCATTCCCAATGACAAAAAAGTGTGATTTTTCCCAATTTTCTACTtgaaaattcccaattcaaATGTATGAACAAATAAATTGTGTTGAAACAAAAAATTCTTTCTGATTACTGTGTTGAGCATGTCgagaaaataaatatgatgaGTGGAACTACTGTAGTCTAACCCCAAGCGTGTGTCACTCGGGACCCCTCGTTCCGTGACACGTGGAACTTCATTTGGAGAGTTCCAAATTCATAGTCATTTTGACGTTTTATGTAATGCGGTCTCGGCAACAGGTGTTTACAAGCGTTTGATAGATCGCGAGTTTCATCGCATCATGTCTCACAACAGCAAGTATTACgctaaaaaaaaagaaaatctgacgaaaaggacaataaaaagataagttgtttcttttaaaaacaaacagtGGACGAAACAGTGGAAAGACAAACACCTGATGACACTCTTGAAGAACTTTTTGTTAGATTCCGAAATAAGAAGGACAGACAAATACTGCTCTAATGATTAATGTCACAATTGGTTGACTGTACTTCCTGTGTTCTGTCTGAATAATCAATCTATCAGAACAACCAACTAAAGGAATTTTTGACTTTTTGTACAATACATGTTGTAATTGTTCCACATTTGGCCAATGATATACTTAATGGTGGCCAGTTTTCACTTGATAATTGATTTCCAATGTATTCAtagaataatattttaataatcatAGACAATGTTGGTAAATTAGgttgattttttgtttaaaatattaaataaaataatcaatatgtaAAAGTTGTCTCAAgaactttttttctgattaaaGTTCCAAAGTATTATGTAAACCACCCTCCTACTTCAAATATCTACCCTGAAAATAGTTGGAGCAGAATGAtcttctgtttaaaaaaaaattatataaaagagTTATATGATACTTATACATTACTTATAAACCCTAGCTaccatattataaatatatgcaGACAAGAAATGATGTGTTTAGTTGATACAATGGCATTTGTCCAAATTTCCcaaaacagctgttttgtcGATCAATTTTTCCCAATTTGACCCCAGGGTCCATTTCCCAAAAGCCCCTGATAAAGCCCTGGATCCCGTTAAAACCAAAattctgaaaatgaaatgatacgGAAAAACAACAGAAGGTTTAGAAGAGTTAAAATCTGTCACAACCACGATCCTGAAATATttacatcctcgatactccaggggttatgATAATACACGCTCTCTTCACAATAATACTCCGGGGCTACGACCACACCACAGGAGTATCGAGGACATCTTTATGGCATGCCATTTACATAACAGTTATAAGTAATTATTGTATCGTTTTTGTGTGCGATAAAATCATTGGCTCAGCTTCCATGACGTATCTAAGGAACTggaatcaatttatttatttatttatttattttatttgagcAGTTGATTTTTTCACCTGGGGCGAATCCGATGACGAAAAGAGCAAGACCAAGGATAGCCATCCACGAATAATCAGTAGGACAGAAGTTATCGGCCCACGTGTACTTCGGGGAGTCCATATTATAATTTGCCTCGTCACATCGGAACGATGAATTGAATTCCGGATTGGCGTACCGTTCGGTATGCTTTTCCATAGTGGGCAGGCATGACCCGCTGGACATGTTGCCCTTTTCAAAGCAGTACCCACAATCAGAATCCGTGATACAGTCATTGCATACTCTGTAAATTTAAAAGGAATTAATTGCAGTATCATGTCACACGTCGATATCCTGTATAAAATTTAGGACCAGTATCTTTGGGGTCTTACTGTACCGTAGTATCACTGTAGGTAAATTATGATTGGTGTGTCTTCCATTTGGATTTCCACATAATTGTGGGGATAATGTTAATTTTCAGCATACAAAACCAGAGGACATGTCTAGTTAAACAAAAGAGAAttacaattgtatatagatttggtattatatgtacagtgtatatgtaagGACGGTTTatgaatataaacatatacttaCGAAAATGCAATGCATTTTGTGTCGTTGGACGGTTCTGTCATAAATATGTCCGGAGAATGTTTTACCGAGAGTTGGAAGCCAACAGCTAGCACTATCAATGCTATAATGACGCCTGGAAAGAAACTAGGAAATGAAAACACCCACCTTCAATATCAGAGCTATAATAACGCCCGgtaaaaaactaaaatataataCCAACTGCCCTActttaaatgactttagctgttGGTAGGACATTgaataatataaaatcaaaccaaaACCCTACATAACTGCTAGACGTGTGGACTATACACCTTAATAGCTACCACTCTAcgacattgtcactatataaccttaccaacaGGAGTTCAGCATTACCATCTCATAAACTGCCAGCCGGCGCATTAATAATGGGTCAAGTGAAGCACATCGCAATTGTGGGGAAaaagtattaaatatacattttccttttgaaaacaataaacggaaagtttatattttgtatttctattatggtaatttacatttaatatttgtattacattgGTTATTCTTGTCCGTTTTTTAATCATCTTACGCTCTATTTTTAATGCGGAACAACATGGTAGAGCACAGTCGGGAATGGCGGGGAAACTTGAATAGCGTTAattataggtttttttttaatcgcCGGTGGTAATAAACAGTATTAAACTACTTGCAGTTGGTAGTTATGGAATGATAATAACAGTCCACAAATTTAATAAATAGTGCTTCAtgttaaatttgcctttgtccagttggcattatcagcccataactgccaactgaaagcagttcaatgctagTTTTCATCCAAAATGTTCAGCTAGTGTAtctcaaatacaatgtattcattGCTATCCACAGAAGATGTTACGACATAATCTATTTTAGCTTACATGATAAAGTGATTTCAAGATTTTCAGTTGACCAAATATGAACATAGAAAACAAGGAATTCGTTCTATTTCATCATAAAGGAACGGAGTTCTATATTCGCATAAAATACATCGTGGAATATAACTCaaaaaacaattacaatgtTTTATCTATATTGATGCAGGTACATACATGTTCGGTTCACTTTTCATTGTAAATTCTGTGCAATCGTTTGCGTTTGTCTACACGAAAGCAATTTTACATAGAAAGTATCAGATAGTTGGATTGAATAACATATGGGGTCTTACCAACAAAGCTTATAAGAGTTAATAATTTTCGACCAGATTTCTCCACCAAGTAGATCCCTATAAAAGTACAGAGCATGTTGACGGCATTCGGAACACAAACCAGCCAGATGGCCTGCTGGGAAGGGAAACCGGCCATTCGGAGGATACTGGCGCTGTAATATCTGTAGAGAGATACAAAGATCATATTtagatttcagattttattgaTCACTCAGACACACACGTGTGTTACAAGAGGTCAAACATAAACAGCAAATTGTATACATGGCGGAACACAACAAATATCATACGCTCTTTATAATTTTTTCAAGCCTTTCAACAAACTTACAAACATTTGAGAGCACACTAACATCACACAGAGAAACCAAACCTTTCATTTTTGTCAGATTAAGGTATGTACGATTCATGAAGGCTATCACAACACAATGCAAACGTTATAGCTATTTCTAAACGTTATGGTCGAACGTAAAGTTAAACGTCCCGGTGGTAAGCATAACTACAACTCTACCTACAGTGTTTAGGTCATCAACTGTTGAATTTGCTAGTTATTGCCTAATTGGCAACAAACTtatcacatcaatatacatatccAACAGATCATTAAGTCAATGTTGCTTACATGACGGTGTTGATGCCGCAAAGCTGTTGGAAGAACTGTAGTAGACACCCTATAGCCAGGGCTCGACGAACTGGCTGAGTCTTGAACATCAAACTTAACGTCGCACAAGCATCTGAAATTTGATGGAAACATATACCATTAACAAGCATCCGAAATTCAGCTAAGTGTCTTTGGTACAACCCTTTCCGATCCCTGTGTCGTAAGTTCTGTTGAGTGACTTTTCTTggcaaagttcaaggtcaataATATGACATGACGGTGTCATTTTATTCCCAAGTGGACTGGAACAACTCGCAGCGAGACCCTAACACTCCAAATATGAATGACTTATAACATACTACGTTTTATTTTTACCTTTAATGTGAGAGGAAGACACgtatattttctataatacgACAACTGCCTCATCTCGTCAATATACTCACTTCCCTGTTGTTGTGAGCTCTCGTCTTCCACGGATTCCTTGATCTGGTTAAATTCTGTGTCCACATCCTCTGTTTCTCTGATTTTCTGTAAAGCTTTTCTAGCGTCTTCTTCGCGTCCTTTGGCCATCAACCAACGAGGACTCTCCGGCAAGAAGAAGAACCCTATAAACTGGATGATACTAGGAATGCCAGCCAAGCCAAGCATATACCTGTGTAAATTAAAGATCATGTTAAATTAATCTGGAAATCAAACCTATGTATCGGCTACaatccatttttattttaatcttgCTTACACAGATGTTTACTTTTGAAAGGTGAATATTGAAGAACGTTTTGCATGAAAGCTTTGCAGCCAACATAACATGCTGCGCTAGTCCGTACCTTTATTTTATGATCTACCTGCTTCGTAGCAATATGAAATCTGCTAGCGTAAAACGtaggggccctacaccagacatggtacCAGGGCCataggaaactcgggctactaaATGACATATGATTACCTCCAACCGTTTTCCTTGTCAGTACTAAAAGCCCCGGCAACGACACTGGAGACGAGAATGCCAATAGTGATGAAGAGTTGGTTAAGTGTGACGAGGGCTCCTCGAATGGTGGGAGGGGCCGCTTCAGCTACGTAAACAGGGACGGACATAGACGCGAACCCTGTAACGATAGAAATAGTATTATAGAGTATGAATACACGATTATATAACGAgatgtattacagtgtaatacagtgtaacatgtttattgcaatacattgtacatcataatctacagtaacatttttcggcatagccgtataatattcttttggccccggatatgacgcgacaggtggcgttactggtcaagatgaagtacgtgattggtcaatgtagcggtaaatgcaaaatgtagatatgcagttaaaaacgaaacaaagttaagattaatgcaagctgaataagtggatgtatcttttcaaatgacacatcaataaaattatattcctgattcaaatgcagtcttaccaaaaatgattcaaatttatatgattttgttatccgtgctgaaacgcattagttcgtgaatttatttcaccagctgttttacattataactaccagcattaaaactatatcgtttatctttttttgagatatttcttgttatacattgttatatagatacaatataacaaatgATACAAACGTAATTTATAACACGATCGGATACACCATGTAGAACTCGGATTCAAGGACACTGAAAACTCATTTAACATCTCCCACCTACCTCGACCTTTAATTACAACGTAAACAACAGGGACACTATACAACAAAGTTTGTATAATAAGCGTGGTGATTGTAATTTCTCACTTGTTAATTTTCCCTTTCTTGATAGCAACATCCCTGCACCCTCTCCCTACGGTGTTTATTTGTCTTAGTTAATTCGATATTTATAAGGATCTGTTCCCTTTATCACGATTTTCGAGACAGATGTCAACTAAGACTACCGatgggaaaaaaacaaacttaagGTTTCGAAAGATCATGTTGATGAAAACCGCGGGAAAGTTTCATGGTTGACATCAtaatctcatttggaaatattcctTATGCGATAgtaagtcagacgtgtttgatgtttttgatggcgggtgtcgtcgtgacctagatctgtatggcgggtgtcgtcgtgacctagatctgtatggcgggtgtcgtcgtgacctagatctgtatggcgggtgtcgccgtgacctagatctgtctggcgggtgtcgtcgatgaaacagaagacgcttataTTACTCTGCCGTAACGTCTGGGTTGAATTATGGTTGTGTTATAATGTCGGCATCCTTTGTTGTATttgttcagttggtatgtatgcTCTGAAGACAACGATCAAATGTATCTCTAAATACTCAATAGTATTTCAAAGATTACCTGTTAATACGAAACGTGCACTAATTGTACTCTCTACTGTACAATTTCACATTCGCACATGGTGAGAAATTTTATGATGCTGAATGATCACTTCTTCACATTCCATAATTTCATGTCCAGTGTTTTGCAAAACGTTCACGTCGACATAATCAGCCAACCGTCTACAAACCTCAAGACAAATTTACTTGCGTCTGTGAAAACAATTACTGTCCATAGAGACGATTTTATGAGCTGTGCGTTACTGCCACAAGTGTTCAAGTGGCTGTTCATATTTTGTCAGCTGTTGTCTAGAAATGACGCCATGCCTGGGTTAAGAATATAATAATACCCAGGATATGCTTTGTTACGTCCCGAGTAATTTTTCTTACAATTCGCTGTCTCTAGAGCTGGCACAATGACAAGTCGTTTTGTCTCGTCAGTATTTCATTACTCTGGTAACCAGCTATTGACTTAATCATGTTGCAAAGTATTTTCGTCTGCAAATATTTGTCATGTAGTTGTTCCAGGACCAGAATACACATGCAtatgtagcccgagtttcctccggccctgacaccatgtatacaccagacatggtgtcagggccagaggaaactcgggc
Above is a window of Pecten maximus chromosome 7, xPecMax1.1, whole genome shotgun sequence DNA encoding:
- the LOC117330612 gene encoding proton myo-inositol cotransporter-like isoform X1; protein product: MKETEDRLLILGDKAPRQFFVVYLTCVATVGGFLFGYDTGIISGSMLLIRDIYSLSTLWQQLIVSGTIVTASVFSLVAGVVTDKYGRKFAILWSCVMFTLGAAVMGTAPDKEMLFVGRLIVGVGIGFASMSVPVYVAEAAPPTIRGALVTLNQLFITIGILVSSVVAGAFSTDKENGWRYMLGLAGIPSIIQFIGFFFLPESPRWLMAKGREEDARKALQKIRETEDVDTEFNQIKESVEDESSQQQGNACATLSLMFKTQPVRRALAIGCLLQFFQQLCGINTVIYYSASILRMAGFPSQQAIWLVCVPNAVNMLCTFIGIYLVEKSGRKLLTLISFVGVIIALIVLAVGFQLSVKHSPDIFMTEPSNDTKCIAFSVCNDCITDSDCGYCFEKGNMSSGSCLPTMEKHTERYANPEFNSSFRCDEANYNMDSPKYTWADNFCPTDYSWMAILGLALFVIGFAPGLGPMPWTINSEIYPTWARSTGTSLATAVNWIANLIVSMTFLSLLEAITTYGTFFLFAGISLIGLITIAAILPETKNKTLEEVQELFMSKEYKSQQHTPGQYATDNMAFEEKGSKL
- the LOC117330612 gene encoding proton myo-inositol cotransporter-like isoform X2: MGKDDSEGACKFYVVFLTCFATIGGFLFGYDTGIVSGALLLIGDVFSLTTVWKEAIVSATIGAAAFFALVAGVLTDAFGRKVVVMLASFVFTIGAVVMAVSNDKVVLLVGRLIVGMGIGFASMSVPVYVAEAAPPTIRGALVTLNQLFITIGILVSSVVAGAFSTDKENGWRYMLGLAGIPSIIQFIGFFFLPESPRWLMAKGREEDARKALQKIRETEDVDTEFNQIKESVEDESSQQQGNACATLSLMFKTQPVRRALAIGCLLQFFQQLCGINTVIYYSASILRMAGFPSQQAIWLVCVPNAVNMLCTFIGIYLVEKSGRKLLTLISFVGVIIALIVLAVGFQLSVKHSPDIFMTEPSNDTKCIAFSVCNDCITDSDCGYCFEKGNMSSGSCLPTMEKHTERYANPEFNSSFRCDEANYNMDSPKYTWADNFCPTDYSWMAILGLALFVIGFAPGLGPMPWTINSEIYPTWARSTGTSLATAVNWIANLIVSMTFLSLLEAITTYGTFFLFAGISLIGLITIAAILPETKNKTLEEVQELFMSKEYKSQQHTPGQYATDNMAFEEKGSKL